In Geopsychrobacter electrodiphilus DSM 16401, a single window of DNA contains:
- a CDS encoding M48 family metallopeptidase gives MITLIIFLYLAVLACSCWLHLLNNRHLHQHGQRVPAEFEGAIDPEVLAKSSAYTLVKGRVTLVQTLFDSGLTLLFVYGGLLVWYDGWLAAYTLSFISAGLIFFVVLSLAKMLLDLPFDLYNHFKVESRFGFNRMSFKLWCVDLLKSLLLSTLFFILLGSAAFWLIQAAPASWWLWVWGLVVGFSLLMMVISPYVIEPLFFKFEPLKVEGLEENIREMMGKAGLSVSKVLQVDASKRSGHSNAYFTGIGKQKRVVLFDTLLAQLSPPEILAVLAHELGHMKKKHILKRMLLMAGIALFYCWLAHALIDWPALPLLVGISSASFYARLVILFFLSGILTFPLTPLFSSLSRRDEYAADRFACALHGNSEDLATALIKMSKENLANLYPHPSYARFYYSHPPVVERVRSLRSRDKG, from the coding sequence ATGATAACACTCATTATTTTTCTCTACCTGGCCGTTCTCGCCTGCAGCTGCTGGCTGCACTTGCTCAATAACCGCCATCTCCACCAGCATGGTCAGCGGGTCCCGGCGGAGTTCGAAGGGGCGATCGATCCCGAAGTTCTGGCCAAATCCTCGGCGTATACCCTGGTCAAAGGGCGGGTCACGCTGGTGCAGACCCTCTTTGACAGTGGGCTGACGCTGCTCTTCGTCTATGGTGGCCTGCTGGTCTGGTACGACGGCTGGCTGGCCGCTTATACGCTGAGTTTCATCTCGGCCGGACTTATCTTCTTCGTGGTTTTGAGTCTGGCGAAGATGCTGCTCGATCTCCCCTTCGACCTCTATAACCATTTCAAGGTCGAAAGCCGCTTCGGCTTCAACCGGATGAGTTTTAAACTCTGGTGTGTCGATCTGTTGAAATCGTTGCTGCTATCCACGCTGTTCTTTATTTTGCTCGGCTCGGCCGCGTTCTGGCTGATTCAAGCGGCTCCGGCCAGCTGGTGGTTGTGGGTCTGGGGGTTGGTGGTCGGCTTCAGCCTGTTGATGATGGTTATCTCCCCATACGTGATTGAACCGCTCTTTTTCAAGTTCGAGCCGCTTAAGGTTGAGGGGCTTGAAGAGAATATCCGTGAGATGATGGGCAAGGCGGGCCTGTCGGTGAGCAAGGTGCTGCAAGTCGATGCGTCAAAGCGCAGCGGCCATTCCAACGCCTACTTCACCGGCATCGGCAAGCAGAAGCGCGTGGTGCTCTTCGACACCCTGTTGGCGCAACTGTCGCCGCCGGAGATCCTGGCGGTGCTGGCTCACGAGCTGGGACACATGAAGAAGAAGCATATTCTGAAACGGATGCTCCTGATGGCCGGGATCGCGCTCTTTTACTGCTGGCTGGCGCATGCCCTCATCGATTGGCCGGCACTCCCCCTGCTGGTTGGAATCTCTTCTGCCAGTTTCTACGCGCGGCTGGTGATCCTTTTCTTCCTCTCCGGGATTCTGACCTTTCCCCTGACGCCGCTCTTCAGCAGTCTGTCTCGCCGCGATGAGTACGCAGCCGATCGCTTTGCCTGCGCGCTGCACGGCAATTCCGAAGATCTGGCGACGGCCCTGATCAAGATGAGCAAGGAAAATCTCGCAAACCTGTATCCCCATCCCAGCTACGCGCGTTTCTACTATTCGCACCCGCCGGTGGTGGAGCGGGTGCGAAGTTTGCGGAGCAGGGATAAGGGATGA